Proteins from one Clostridium cellulovorans 743B genomic window:
- a CDS encoding nuclear transport factor 2 family protein: MKNVPDTPVGRLYSQHIHHVENQEIEALMNQYTDDCVLISSFTKTPLYYRGKEQLREHLNGILDMKGLVTEVAFYSETENPQTLMVTEKITTIGENGEEVHMRFADSWVLRDGKIAIHFAGMVQYSDGSLA, translated from the coding sequence ATGAAAAATGTACCAGATACTCCAGTAGGAAGATTATACAGTCAACATATTCACCATGTTGAGAATCAAGAGATTGAAGCATTAATGAATCAATATACAGATGATTGTGTTTTAATAAGTAGCTTCACAAAAACACCTCTTTATTATAGAGGGAAAGAGCAGTTAAGAGAACACTTAAACGGCATTCTTGATATGAAGGGATTAGTAACAGAAGTTGCTTTTTATTCAGAAACTGAAAATCCTCAAACTCTGATGGTTACTGAAAAGATTACTACTATAGGTGAAAATGGTGAAGAAGTTCATATGAGGTTTGCAGATAGCTGGGTGCTAAGAGATGGGAAAATAGCTATTCACTTTGCAGGAATGGTTCAATATTCTGATGGATCTTTAGCTTAA
- a CDS encoding VOC family protein codes for MVVFPISHVAISCKNPIQVEKFYTKYFGFKRARVYSTGPDQVVMIKSGNTYLELFKSTKELPVPKSEGSGQDYPGWKHICFLVDDLEVKLNEMGEDAKISLGPTDMSAFIPNMKVCWIEDPEGNIVELNQGYVDEENPPG; via the coding sequence ATGGTTGTTTTTCCAATATCTCATGTCGCGATATCCTGTAAAAATCCTATTCAAGTTGAAAAGTTTTATACAAAATATTTCGGATTTAAACGTGCTAGAGTATATTCAACAGGGCCAGATCAAGTGGTAATGATTAAGTCTGGAAATACCTATTTAGAATTGTTTAAATCAACAAAGGAATTACCTGTTCCTAAATCAGAAGGCTCTGGGCAAGATTATCCAGGGTGGAAACATATTTGTTTTTTAGTTGACGATTTAGAAGTAAAACTTAATGAAATGGGCGAAGATGCTAAGATTAGTCTTGGGCCTACAGATATGAGTGCTTTTATCCCGAATATGAAGGTTTGTTGGATAGAAGATCCTGAAGGAAATATCGTTGAGTTGAATCAAGGCTATGTTGATGAAGAAAATCCTCCAGGATAG
- a CDS encoding substrate-binding domain-containing protein, translated as MECQKNLLDKNHDNALQYILLEGDTANSVAQTRTEGAISTLNSLGIKIQKLQSVNTYWNKDLARLYTENSIIRYANNIEAIIANNDYIAIGAIEALQKYGYNTGNKLKHIPVFGIDGTEEATALVDKNTMAGTVIEDNIPYAKAIYEIGINLINNSPPTKNTPYKIINGKISIPLVYSEYIPHTSS; from the coding sequence ATGGAATGCCAAAAAAACCTTTTAGACAAAAATCATGATAATGCATTACAGTATATTTTATTAGAAGGTGATACTGCTAATTCTGTAGCACAGACTAGAACAGAAGGCGCTATTTCAACCCTTAATAGTTTAGGAATAAAAATACAGAAACTTCAAAGTGTAAATACTTATTGGAATAAAGATTTAGCTAGACTTTATACTGAAAACTCAATTATTAGATATGCTAATAACATTGAAGCAATAATTGCCAATAATGATTACATAGCTATTGGTGCCATTGAAGCTCTCCAAAAATATGGCTATAATACTGGGAATAAATTAAAGCATATACCTGTATTTGGAATTGACGGTACAGAAGAAGCAACCGCTTTAGTTGATAAAAATACTATGGCTGGTACTGTTATTGAAGACAATATTCCCTATGCTAAAGCGATCTATGAAATCGGAATTAACTTAATTAACAATTCACCTCCAACAAAAAATACTCCATATAAAATTATTAATGGCAAAATTTCAATACCTTTAGTCTACTCTGAATATATCCCACACACCAGTAGCTAG
- a CDS encoding substrate-binding domain-containing protein, with amino-acid sequence MKISIKIFSSIILVFSLLNSNISSTYSTSNINKNYRKIYNVSVLLNTFNDPFLSKLKKNLEDIERANNDKVKFTFYNTDDNLAILNEILDSIILNDENIDLFIINLGKFEEDTTKNIISKAKAKNIPLVISNIAPLAASKLYNSYNKVAFVDPSSENAGSIQGKMIADLWNAKKTF; translated from the coding sequence ATGAAAATATCAATTAAAATTTTTTCATCAATTATACTTGTTTTTTCATTATTAAATAGCAACATAAGTAGTACTTACTCCACTTCAAATATTAATAAGAATTATAGAAAAATATACAATGTCTCAGTATTATTAAATACTTTTAATGATCCCTTTTTATCAAAGCTCAAGAAAAACTTAGAAGACATTGAAAGAGCAAATAATGATAAAGTTAAATTTACTTTTTATAATACGGATGATAACTTGGCAATACTAAATGAAATATTGGATTCTATTATTTTAAATGATGAAAATATTGATTTATTCATCATAAATTTAGGTAAATTCGAAGAAGATACTACTAAAAACATAATTTCAAAGGCTAAAGCTAAAAATATTCCATTAGTCATAAGCAACATTGCTCCCCTTGCAGCATCAAAACTTTACAATTCTTATAATAAAGTTGCTTTTGTGGATCCTTCTTCCGAAAATGCTGGTTCTATTCAAGGTAAAATGATTGCTGATTTATGGAATGCCAAAAAAACCTTTTAG
- a CDS encoding sigma-70 family RNA polymerase sigma factor — translation MGVISYFKKKKDKQSLKNIYEEFYNPIYKKISYLTGDMHVAEDLTQEVFMKLYNSPPDHDNIAAWLNKVSTNISYNYIRDKKNHENKNEIIYEKEVSNIISIEEIAINNCEINLTRKVLNMLSPRDRMCLLLKFSGYKYSEIAETIKIDKNSVGTVISRAQAKFKENYLKAEEGVNRK, via the coding sequence ATGGGTGTTATCAGCTATTTTAAAAAGAAAAAAGATAAGCAAAGCTTAAAAAATATATACGAAGAATTTTATAACCCCATTTACAAAAAAATATCCTACCTCACTGGGGATATGCATGTTGCTGAAGATTTAACACAGGAGGTATTTATGAAGTTATATAATTCACCACCTGACCATGATAATATTGCTGCGTGGCTAAATAAGGTTTCTACTAACATTTCATATAACTATATAAGAGATAAGAAAAACCATGAAAATAAAAATGAGATAATCTATGAAAAAGAAGTAAGTAACATAATTTCAATTGAAGAAATTGCCATTAATAATTGCGAAATAAACTTAACTAGAAAAGTCTTAAATATGCTTTCCCCAAGAGACAGAATGTGTTTACTTCTTAAGTTTTCAGGATATAAATATAGTGAAATTGCAGAAACAATCAAAATTGATAAAAATTCTGTGGGCACAGTTATCTCAAGAGCACAAGCTAAATTTAAAGAAAACTACTTAAAAGCAGAAGAAGGGGTGAATAGAAAATGA
- a CDS encoding DJ-1/PfpI family protein yields MSKKILIIASNLGLWGEELQAPWDALKNAGHEVTLATMTGKTPLPLVISMDDTFIDPMQGYNVNPKFVVDRIKKILETGQWNNPIKIEDAKMEDYDAIALVGGPGSPFDIVGNNDVHKLLLEAYKSNKIIGALCYVVGALVLTRDPDNEKKSIIYGRKVTAHPAAWDIYSPLKYPLYGASPKNPGTDITTPGFVYQLQPLVEDAVGPNGQVFSDPRTNRENPLCIYDHPFVTALSVESSIAYGNRLVEVLGSL; encoded by the coding sequence TTGAGTAAAAAAATATTAATTATAGCATCAAATCTCGGATTATGGGGAGAAGAACTTCAAGCACCGTGGGATGCTTTGAAAAATGCTGGTCATGAAGTAACACTTGCTACAATGACAGGGAAAACACCGTTACCATTAGTAATTAGTATGGATGATACTTTTATCGATCCAATGCAAGGATATAATGTTAATCCTAAATTCGTCGTGGATAGAATAAAAAAAATTCTCGAAACAGGTCAGTGGAATAATCCAATCAAGATAGAAGATGCGAAAATGGAAGACTATGATGCTATTGCATTAGTTGGAGGTCCTGGATCACCTTTCGATATTGTTGGCAACAATGATGTTCATAAGCTATTACTTGAAGCATATAAAAGTAATAAAATTATAGGGGCTCTTTGTTATGTTGTTGGTGCATTAGTATTAACACGAGACCCAGACAATGAGAAGAAGAGTATAATTTATGGCAGAAAAGTAACGGCACATCCTGCAGCGTGGGACATATATTCACCACTAAAATATCCATTGTATGGAGCAAGTCCTAAAAATCCTGGAACAGATATAACAACCCCTGGGTTTGTCTATCAGCTTCAACCACTTGTTGAAGATGCAGTAGGACCAAATGGGCAGGTATTTTCTGATCCAAGGACTAACAGAGAAAATCCATTGTGTATATATGATCATCCTTTTGTAACAGCATTATCAGTTGAATCATCTATCGCATATGGTAACAGGCTAGTAGAAGTGTTAGGGAGTTTGTAA
- a CDS encoding nuclear transport factor 2 family protein — protein MLTRYEVNELVFKWFRKLDIHDTVEGFLPLLVAEGLEMNLPEGTFKGIEGFTEWHHNIVNKFFDHTHTLAIVDIEIEEEKAKVKVVVNWQTKIWNPPDVKSTWLGFDAYQTWIVEKDSKTGKAVIAKYTVDNLEPMLGSASL, from the coding sequence ATGCTTACAAGGTATGAAGTAAATGAATTAGTATTTAAGTGGTTTAGAAAACTTGATATACATGACACTGTTGAAGGGTTTTTACCATTATTAGTAGCAGAAGGCCTTGAAATGAATTTACCAGAGGGAACCTTTAAAGGGATTGAAGGCTTTACAGAATGGCATCACAACATAGTAAACAAATTCTTTGATCACACACATACTTTAGCTATAGTTGATATAGAAATTGAAGAAGAAAAAGCAAAAGTGAAGGTTGTTGTAAATTGGCAAACTAAAATATGGAATCCACCTGATGTAAAGAGCACATGGCTAGGCTTTGACGCTTATCAGACTTGGATTGTTGAAAAAGATAGTAAAACAGGAAAGGCAGTTATTGCAAAGTATACTGTTGATAACCTTGAACCTATGCTTGGTTCAGCTTCGTTATGA
- a CDS encoding amino acid ABC transporter substrate-binding protein, with protein MRKKLGLLLVIVLVFTSLVGCGSKSSEVKKEKFTVGFDAEFEPYGFMNENGEYVGFDLDLAQEVCKRNNWELVKQPIDWDAKDMELESGSIDCIWNGFTINGREDKYTWSSPYVNNSQVFVATTSSGVKKKNDLAGKIVAVQKDSSALAALNAEENAGLKNSFAKIVEFGDYNTAFMELEMGTVDSIAMDIGVAKAQMESRDNKKFNILEQYLSTEKYGVGFLLGNEKLRDKVETSLQEMLKDGTFLEIATKWKLQDSICLGE; from the coding sequence ATGAGAAAAAAATTAGGGTTATTATTAGTAATAGTACTTGTATTTACTTCATTGGTTGGATGTGGAAGTAAGAGTTCAGAAGTAAAAAAAGAGAAATTTACTGTTGGATTTGATGCGGAATTTGAGCCATATGGTTTTATGAACGAAAATGGGGAATATGTAGGGTTCGATCTTGATTTAGCACAAGAAGTCTGCAAGCGTAACAATTGGGAATTAGTAAAACAGCCGATAGATTGGGACGCAAAGGATATGGAATTAGAGTCTGGTTCCATTGATTGTATTTGGAATGGTTTTACTATCAATGGGCGTGAAGATAAATATACATGGAGTTCTCCTTATGTAAACAATAGTCAAGTATTTGTAGCAACGACTTCTTCTGGTGTAAAGAAGAAAAATGATTTAGCCGGAAAGATAGTTGCAGTACAAAAAGACTCTTCTGCATTAGCAGCATTAAATGCTGAAGAAAATGCAGGGCTTAAAAACTCTTTTGCTAAAATAGTAGAGTTTGGTGATTACAATACTGCTTTTATGGAATTAGAAATGGGCACTGTTGATTCTATAGCAATGGATATTGGTGTTGCAAAAGCTCAGATGGAATCTCGTGATAACAAAAAGTTCAATATATTAGAGCAGTATCTCTCAACAGAAAAATACGGAGTTGGATTTTTACTAGGAAACGAAAAGCTTAGAGATAAAGTAGAGACTTCATTACAAGAAATGTTGAAGGATGGAACTTTCTTAGAAATCGCAACAAAGTGGAAGTTACAAGATAGTATTTGTTTAGGCGAATAG
- a CDS encoding thiamine pyrophosphate-binding protein, whose product MNVKTGKEAIIEQFLADGITHMFGNPGTVEQGFLDALEKYPDFHYILTLQESIAVAMADGYARKTKKPTVVQLHSGVGLGNGIGMIYQAKRGHAPLVVINGESGIKYEAMDAQMAADVVAMAEPVTKWSTKVVDPESLLRVLRRAIKIATTPPMGPVFVCLPMDILDAPIQDEIVPTSILNTRSYPEEKTLESAAEILASAKYPMIIMGDGITFSGAQEELVKVAELIGAEVWGADSSEVNISASHPQFRGLLGHMFGEQSKKDVEEADAVLIVGTYIFPEVFPLLKGIFANGAKLIHVDLDSYEIAKNFPVDIGIVSDPKSTLSKLAEVLDKTMAPDQRLIAALNISRMVKEKAKTIEEMNSKDEKLMNSFPIYPPKFMQELARQLPKDAIIFDEALTSSPDLNRYIPATVPGQFFQTRGGSLGVGIPGAMGIKLAAKDKTVIAFTGDGGSMYTIQALWTAVHHNIDAKFIICNNKSYRLLMQNIDQYWKERDIPKHEYPKSFILDNPDIRFDQLSESMGVSALRIEKPEEIADAVQRMLSTKGPFLIDLVIENNQYTSESVCKCGQ is encoded by the coding sequence ATGAATGTTAAAACAGGAAAAGAAGCTATAATTGAGCAATTCCTTGCAGATGGGATTACTCATATGTTTGGTAATCCAGGAACTGTTGAGCAAGGATTTTTAGATGCTTTAGAGAAATACCCAGATTTCCATTATATACTGACACTACAAGAATCTATTGCAGTTGCAATGGCTGATGGATATGCTAGAAAGACAAAAAAGCCTACAGTCGTACAATTGCATTCCGGCGTAGGCTTAGGAAATGGAATAGGAATGATATATCAAGCAAAAAGAGGTCATGCTCCTTTAGTGGTTATCAATGGTGAGTCTGGGATAAAATACGAAGCCATGGATGCTCAAATGGCAGCAGATGTAGTTGCTATGGCAGAGCCTGTTACAAAGTGGTCAACAAAAGTTGTTGATCCCGAATCTCTTTTGAGAGTGTTGAGAAGAGCAATAAAAATCGCTACAACGCCTCCAATGGGACCAGTTTTCGTGTGCCTTCCTATGGATATTTTAGATGCACCTATTCAGGATGAAATAGTACCTACATCTATATTAAATACTCGTTCTTATCCAGAAGAAAAAACCTTAGAATCAGCGGCAGAAATTCTAGCAAGTGCTAAGTACCCTATGATAATAATGGGAGATGGTATTACTTTCTCTGGGGCACAAGAAGAGTTAGTAAAAGTTGCAGAGCTTATAGGTGCAGAGGTTTGGGGCGCAGATTCTTCAGAAGTAAATATTTCTGCTTCACATCCACAATTTAGAGGACTTTTAGGACATATGTTTGGAGAACAATCAAAGAAAGATGTAGAAGAGGCAGATGCAGTTCTTATTGTAGGAACATATATTTTCCCAGAAGTTTTCCCTCTACTAAAAGGTATTTTTGCAAACGGAGCTAAGCTTATTCATGTTGATCTAGATTCTTATGAGATAGCTAAGAATTTTCCAGTAGATATAGGTATTGTAAGTGATCCTAAAAGTACTCTTTCTAAGTTAGCTGAGGTATTAGATAAAACTATGGCGCCAGATCAACGGCTTATAGCAGCTTTAAATATTAGTAGGATGGTTAAGGAAAAAGCGAAAACTATAGAGGAAATGAATTCAAAGGATGAAAAGTTAATGAATTCATTTCCTATATACCCTCCAAAATTTATGCAGGAACTTGCAAGACAACTTCCAAAAGACGCAATAATATTTGATGAAGCATTAACTTCTTCTCCAGATCTTAATAGATATATTCCTGCAACCGTGCCAGGTCAGTTTTTTCAGACAAGAGGTGGCTCATTGGGAGTCGGTATACCAGGAGCTATGGGAATAAAATTAGCGGCTAAGGATAAAACAGTTATTGCTTTTACTGGTGATGGTGGAAGTATGTATACAATCCAAGCTTTGTGGACTGCAGTACATCATAATATAGATGCAAAGTTTATTATTTGTAATAATAAAAGCTATAGATTATTGATGCAAAACATTGATCAATATTGGAAAGAACGAGATATACCTAAGCATGAGTATCCAAAGTCATTTATTTTAGATAACCCAGATATTCGATTTGATCAATTGTCAGAGTCTATGGGAGTGTCTGCATTAAGAATTGAAAAGCCAGAAGAAATTGCAGATGCTGTACAAAGAATGCTCAGTACAAAAGGCCCATTTCTTATTGATCTTGTAATTGAAAATAATCAATATACAAGTGAAAGTGTTTGTAAGTGTGGGCAGTAA
- a CDS encoding amino acid ABC transporter permease: MSLSIMLSQLGKGFIYTIEIFALTLLFALPLGLLISFGRMSKNFLVRAVTKFYISVMRGTPLMLQLIVVYFAPYYVFKIQLGNSYRFIAVIIAFVLNYAAYFAEIYRSGIESIPVGQYEAAKVLGYTKSQTFFKIILPQVIKRILPPVTNETITLVKDTSLAFVLSIVEMFTAAKQVAASGTTMMPLMVAGLFYYIFNLLVAIAMEQVEKKLSYYR; the protein is encoded by the coding sequence ATGAGTTTGTCAATTATGTTATCACAATTAGGAAAGGGATTTATTTATACTATTGAGATTTTTGCACTTACCTTACTGTTTGCATTGCCACTTGGATTACTTATATCTTTTGGTAGAATGTCAAAAAACTTTTTGGTACGTGCAGTAACTAAATTTTATATCTCAGTGATGCGTGGTACGCCACTAATGCTACAATTAATTGTAGTTTATTTTGCACCATATTATGTGTTTAAAATCCAGCTTGGAAATTCATATCGTTTTATAGCGGTTATTATTGCATTTGTATTAAATTATGCAGCGTACTTTGCTGAGATATATCGTTCAGGAATTGAATCTATACCAGTAGGACAATATGAAGCTGCGAAGGTATTAGGTTATACGAAAAGCCAAACTTTCTTTAAAATTATATTGCCACAGGTCATTAAACGTATTTTACCACCAGTAACTAATGAAACAATTACCTTGGTAAAAGACACCTCTTTAGCTTTTGTATTATCTATTGTAGAAATGTTCACTGCGGCAAAACAAGTTGCAGCTTCAGGGACAACAATGATGCCATTAATGGTTGCAGGCTTGTTCTATTATATATTTAATTTATTAGTTGCTATAGCAATGGAACAAGTTGAAAAGAAACTAAGCTATTACAGATAA
- a CDS encoding amino acid ABC transporter ATP-binding protein, translated as MKILEINNMKKSFDNLEVIKDISLSVNEGEVLSIIGPSGSGKSTVLRCATMLETMDSGELIYLGEHAARKDVDGKSIYASKKNLKRIHKHFGLVFQNFNLFPHYTVLKNIIDAPITVDKISKKEAEERAMVLLKKLGLEDKKDAYPFQLSGGQQQRVSIARALALQPKILFFDEPTSALDPELTGEVLKVIKELAKEKMTMIIVTHEMQFAKELSDRIIFMENGIIQEEGTPEEVFTTDNSRVKEFIGKFIG; from the coding sequence ATGAAGATATTGGAAATTAATAACATGAAAAAATCTTTTGATAACTTAGAAGTAATCAAAGATATCTCATTATCCGTAAATGAAGGTGAGGTTTTATCTATTATTGGTCCGTCAGGTTCGGGTAAATCTACAGTGTTACGTTGTGCAACAATGCTTGAAACAATGGATAGTGGGGAACTTATTTATCTTGGTGAGCATGCAGCTCGTAAGGATGTAGACGGTAAAAGTATATATGCCTCAAAAAAAAATTTGAAGAGAATTCATAAACATTTCGGTTTAGTATTTCAAAATTTCAATCTTTTCCCACACTATACTGTTTTAAAAAATATCATTGATGCTCCTATAACTGTAGATAAGATTAGCAAAAAAGAAGCAGAGGAACGTGCAATGGTGCTTCTAAAAAAACTAGGATTAGAAGATAAAAAGGACGCTTATCCATTTCAATTATCAGGTGGACAACAACAACGTGTATCAATAGCTAGAGCATTGGCACTTCAGCCTAAAATACTTTTCTTTGATGAACCTACTTCCGCATTAGACCCTGAATTAACAGGAGAAGTATTAAAGGTTATTAAAGAGTTAGCTAAAGAAAAAATGACGATGATTATAGTTACTCATGAAATGCAGTTTGCTAAAGAACTTTCAGATAGGATTATTTTTATGGAGAATGGAATAATTCAAGAAGAAGGCACACCTGAGGAAGTGTTTACGACTGATAATTCTCGTGTTAAAGAATTCATAGGCAAGTTCATAGGATAG
- a CDS encoding MBL fold metallo-hydrolase yields MEASNMKVINKAGITIHISSSPLDGEKVNSIIVESQNKLVVIDVPLLRPYSKDFRAYANQLGKPIDRVIITHAHPDHWAGLEAFEDLPIYSLSETQEEIQENGEWMLTYHRSLHGDLITDKKIVPNNIIEEGKLIIDSVEYNAIKVTEAEYKHLLVLELPRIKTLISQDMVYNKVYLFLGELTSTGELACDNWIDELKKYKEKNYEVVIPGHGEPTDSSIIDENINYIIEAKGIIKTSKDSDEFKNRMIEKFPDYEIPLMLDMTAYFIYMQNK; encoded by the coding sequence ATGGAAGCATCTAATATGAAAGTTATTAATAAAGCTGGAATTACAATTCACATATCTTCAAGTCCTCTTGATGGTGAAAAAGTAAATTCTATAATAGTGGAATCACAAAATAAATTAGTTGTAATTGATGTACCTTTATTGAGACCATATTCAAAAGACTTTAGAGCTTATGCAAATCAGTTAGGAAAGCCTATAGACAGAGTAATTATTACCCATGCACATCCAGATCATTGGGCAGGCCTTGAAGCTTTTGAAGACTTACCAATATATTCGCTTTCAGAAACTCAAGAAGAAATACAGGAAAATGGCGAATGGATGTTAACTTACCATAGGTCCCTACATGGTGATCTTATCACTGATAAAAAGATTGTTCCAAATAACATTATCGAAGAAGGCAAATTGATAATAGACAGTGTTGAATATAATGCAATAAAAGTTACAGAGGCAGAATATAAGCATCTACTTGTACTAGAGCTTCCTAGAATTAAGACATTGATATCACAAGATATGGTATACAATAAGGTTTATTTATTCCTTGGAGAGTTAACTTCAACAGGAGAATTAGCTTGTGACAATTGGATTGATGAACTTAAAAAGTATAAGGAAAAGAATTATGAAGTTGTAATTCCTGGACATGGGGAACCAACAGATTCATCTATAATTGATGAGAATATCAATTACATTATAGAAGCAAAGGGTATTATTAAGACTTCAAAGGATTCTGATGAATTTAAGAATAGGATGATTGAAAAATTCCCAGACTACGAAATTCCTTTAATGCTAGACATGACAGCATATTTTATTTATATGCAAAATAAATAA
- a CDS encoding anti-sigma factor family protein — translation MKCPNEGLIQAYIDKELNDFEMKEIEIHLSQCEKCKETYTELNSLNKFTLEKLNVYKEDFNVSNLKPTNLNIEMKSKKGVFKDMKKYKNIAVAACAALAITTCVTVEPIRATIIDAVSIFRAKEIKSVDISLSDINDLEKALQEHKTDIDIDKIGKVNFHGGERKTVTLDEAKTTLPFTLSLPTALSDKTIESVVIDEPSKIDFTLNVENVNEILKSLGGKNIFPKDLDGKTFSFNTSGILNVSYRDVADNKHISVTESKVPELLAPADANVDEIFNALSELSVLPPNIQKQLKSMKDWQNTLYVPNVENEFEELDLGGTKAVGHFEDTNENKNSYVLILKNDVLISLYGNVDKNEILEIAKTMR, via the coding sequence ATGAAATGTCCAAATGAGGGATTGATTCAGGCATATATTGATAAAGAACTTAATGATTTCGAAATGAAAGAGATAGAAATTCATCTTTCTCAATGTGAAAAGTGTAAGGAAACTTATACAGAATTAAACTCTTTAAATAAGTTTACTTTGGAAAAACTAAATGTATATAAGGAAGATTTTAATGTAAGCAATCTAAAACCAACAAATTTAAATATAGAAATGAAAAGTAAAAAAGGAGTGTTTAAAGATATGAAAAAATATAAAAATATAGCTGTAGCTGCCTGTGCAGCTCTTGCAATAACTACTTGTGTCACAGTAGAACCAATAAGAGCGACAATTATAGATGCAGTATCAATTTTTAGAGCAAAAGAGATTAAAAGTGTAGATATTTCTCTATCTGATATTAATGACCTCGAGAAAGCATTGCAAGAACATAAGACAGATATAGATATTGATAAAATAGGTAAAGTAAACTTCCACGGTGGTGAACGAAAGACTGTAACCCTCGATGAAGCAAAGACTACTTTACCATTCACACTATCTCTTCCAACGGCTCTTTCAGATAAGACTATAGAAAGCGTCGTAATAGATGAACCTTCAAAAATAGACTTTACTCTTAATGTAGAAAATGTAAATGAAATTCTTAAATCTTTAGGTGGTAAAAATATTTTTCCTAAAGACTTAGACGGGAAAACTTTTTCGTTTAACACTTCAGGAATATTAAATGTCAGCTATAGAGATGTTGCAGATAACAAGCATATATCAGTAACGGAAAGTAAAGTTCCAGAACTTCTTGCACCAGCTGATGCAAATGTTGATGAAATATTCAACGCGCTTTCAGAATTATCCGTGCTGCCTCCAAACATTCAAAAACAATTAAAATCCATGAAGGATTGGCAAAATACATTATATGTTCCTAATGTAGAAAATGAATTTGAAGAATTAGATTTAGGTGGCACAAAAGCTGTGGGACATTTTGAAGACACTAATGAAAACAAAAACTCTTATGTCTTAATCCTTAAAAATGATGTGTTAATTAGTCTTTATGGTAATGTTGATAAAAATGAAATTCTCGAAATTGCAAAAACTATGAGGTGA
- a CDS encoding type 1 glutamine amidotransferase domain-containing protein produces MKKLLFILSEYGYWGEELIGPLETVEKAGYTVTFATSHGRRPHALPPSMDDTFIDPPLGRPVVSKEMAQKVKELEASSKLDNPINLSELLPERPYMSSSTYLREFEAYNEGVERVEEELKEYDAILLVGGSGPIVDMVNNQRVHDLILAFYRLGKPVVAECYGVACLAFAREYWTRKSIIWGKRVTGHPLEYDYKDGTGFIGVDFNMGPPPYPLEFILRDAVGPDGQFIGNVGRTISAIVDYPFITGRSTADSYKTGELLVQVLENGLKRYGW; encoded by the coding sequence ATGAAGAAATTACTATTTATACTTTCTGAATATGGCTATTGGGGAGAGGAACTGATAGGACCATTAGAAACTGTTGAAAAAGCTGGTTATACTGTAACCTTTGCAACTTCTCATGGCAGAAGGCCACATGCACTTCCACCAAGTATGGATGATACTTTTATTGATCCACCATTAGGAAGACCAGTGGTATCTAAGGAAATGGCACAAAAGGTTAAAGAATTAGAGGCTTCAAGCAAACTTGATAATCCAATTAATCTTTCAGAGTTGCTTCCAGAGAGACCATATATGAGTAGTAGCACATATTTAAGAGAATTTGAGGCCTATAATGAAGGTGTTGAACGTGTTGAAGAAGAGCTAAAAGAATATGATGCAATTCTTTTAGTTGGAGGTAGTGGACCAATTGTTGATATGGTTAATAATCAGAGAGTTCATGACTTAATACTCGCTTTTTACAGACTTGGAAAACCAGTTGTTGCAGAATGTTATGGTGTTGCATGTTTAGCCTTTGCAAGGGAGTACTGGACTAGAAAAAGTATAATTTGGGGAAAACGAGTTACAGGACATCCACTTGAATATGATTATAAGGATGGTACTGGATTTATAGGCGTTGACTTTAATATGGGGCCTCCACCGTATCCACTTGAATTCATTTTAAGAGATGCTGTAGGACCTGATGGACAATTTATAGGAAATGTAGGAAGAACAATATCTGCTATTGTTGATTATCCTTTTATCACCGGAAGGTCAACAGCAGATTCATATAAAACAGGGGAACTGCTAGTTCAGGTTTTAGAAAATGGTTTGAAAAGATATGGTTGGTAG